The following proteins come from a genomic window of Nitrososphaerales archaeon:
- a CDS encoding V-type ATP synthase subunit B yields the protein MAEAGVEYTKVQEIRGPLVVIDGVTRASFDELVEIETTEGESRLGKVLEVGFGKAVVQVFEGTTGLSITGTKARFLGKTMEFPASQELLGRIFDGLGRPTDGLPEPIAEDFRDVNGAPINPERRDYPEDFIQTGVSVIDGMLTLVRGQKLPIFSGSGMPHNILAAQVARQATVLGTTEEFAVVFAAIGVQYSEAQYFKRSLEESGALRRSALFLNLADDPAIERIITPRVALTAAEYLAFDLGMHVLVIITDMTNYAEALREISAAREEVPGRKGYPGYLYTDLATIYERAGKVKGVKGSITQMPILSMPADDITHPIPDLTGYITEGQIVLSRELFRKGLYPPAGVLMSLSRLMKDGVGEGKTRADHMEVSNQLYDAYSRAQEVRALSEIVGKAGLTSVDLKYMEFGDDFEENFLKQSYDENRTLEETLSRAWDVLSSLPEGELTKIKENYVKKYYKAR from the coding sequence TTGGCTGAAGCAGGTGTAGAGTATACAAAGGTGCAGGAGATTAGGGGGCCACTGGTTGTCATAGACGGTGTGACTAGAGCATCATTCGATGAGCTGGTTGAAATAGAAACTACAGAAGGCGAAAGTAGGCTTGGAAAGGTGTTGGAGGTTGGTTTTGGGAAGGCCGTTGTGCAGGTATTTGAAGGTACCACTGGTCTCAGTATAACAGGTACAAAAGCAAGGTTCTTGGGCAAAACTATGGAGTTCCCTGCCTCGCAAGAACTCTTGGGCAGGATATTCGATGGTTTGGGAAGACCCACAGACGGTTTGCCGGAACCTATTGCCGAGGATTTCAGGGACGTAAATGGTGCTCCCATCAACCCTGAAAGGCGTGACTATCCAGAGGACTTTATCCAGACAGGTGTCTCTGTTATAGACGGCATGCTTACTCTGGTAAGGGGCCAGAAGCTGCCCATATTTTCCGGTTCTGGAATGCCGCACAACATACTTGCTGCACAGGTTGCAAGACAGGCAACGGTGTTGGGTACAACCGAAGAGTTCGCCGTAGTATTCGCTGCAATTGGGGTTCAGTACAGCGAAGCACAGTACTTCAAACGCAGCCTGGAAGAAAGTGGTGCGTTACGACGCAGCGCCCTCTTCCTTAACCTCGCAGACGATCCTGCTATTGAGAGAATTATAACACCGAGGGTAGCGTTGACAGCTGCAGAGTACCTTGCGTTTGATCTTGGCATGCATGTTCTTGTTATCATTACTGACATGACCAATTATGCTGAAGCGTTAAGGGAGATCAGCGCTGCAAGAGAAGAGGTGCCGGGGAGGAAGGGCTATCCAGGCTATCTGTACACCGACCTTGCAACGATCTATGAGCGTGCTGGGAAGGTAAAGGGAGTGAAGGGTAGCATAACGCAGATGCCCATTCTGTCAATGCCGGCAGATGATATTACACATCCTATACCAGACCTTACTGGATACATCACCGAGGGGCAGATAGTGTTAAGCAGAGAGCTTTTCAGGAAAGGACTTTATCCACCAGCTGGTGTACTTATGAGCCTAAGCAGACTGATGAAGGACGGTGTTGGGGAGGGCAAGACAAGAGCTGATCATATGGAGGTTAGTAACCAGTTGTATGATGCTTATTCAAGGGCACAGGAAGTTAGAGCACTTTCTGAAATAGTTGGTAAGGCAGGTCTTACAAGTGTTGATCTCAAGTACATGGAATTTGGAGATGACTTTGAAGAAAACTTCTTGAAGCAGAGCTACGACGAAAACAGAACGTTGGAAGAAACTCTCAGCAGGGCATGGGATGTGCTATCCTCCTTGCCAGAGGGCGAGCTTACAAAGATCAAGGAAAACTACGTGAAGAAGTACTACAAGGCGAGATAA
- a CDS encoding HD domain-containing protein, protein MVITAVSEINDPIHGYVYLSEVEREVIDTYVFQRLRRIRQLAGAHLTYPSAQHSRFEHSLGVMHVAGLAGNVLVNKGYLDEDKVQILRLAALLHDVGHGPFSHLFEEVMAERSNVTHEDLGRKIIQQTELRDIVSKYGFSAKSISRLSFGESKVSFLNEIIAGGLSADIMDYLQRDAYFTGAEYGKVDAERIISSFEVYNNKLALDKAALYSFESMMISRYEMFKAVYFHKTVRAAEVMILRSMMLADEELHLTDASLEGYLELTDDATMVRLANLRPKDAQLELAAKLARDYRDRKLLKCVFEKILHKSDDIVRKVFSKKLLRSMTEEIADISNVDPNTIYIDVSKAPSVPLTPTKEELGAIVLVGKDARGKKVHLVLPIREIPLISSISGFMDMIRVYTTVESRANVERAVKKVLGTGVESWYERVSM, encoded by the coding sequence ATGGTCATTACTGCTGTAAGTGAGATAAACGATCCCATCCATGGTTACGTGTACCTTTCCGAGGTGGAACGGGAGGTAATTGATACGTATGTGTTTCAAAGGTTGAGAAGGATAAGACAACTTGCAGGAGCTCATTTGACATATCCTTCTGCGCAACACTCAAGGTTCGAGCACTCCCTTGGTGTGATGCATGTAGCGGGTCTTGCTGGGAATGTCCTGGTGAATAAGGGCTATCTTGACGAAGATAAAGTTCAGATCCTTCGCCTAGCGGCATTGTTGCATGATGTGGGTCATGGACCATTTTCCCATCTGTTTGAAGAGGTGATGGCTGAGCGGAGTAATGTTACACATGAAGACCTAGGTAGAAAAATAATACAGCAAACCGAGCTCAGAGATATTGTATCAAAATATGGTTTCAGTGCAAAATCTATCAGCAGGCTCTCCTTTGGCGAATCAAAAGTATCGTTTCTTAACGAAATAATTGCGGGCGGGTTAAGCGCAGATATAATGGATTACCTTCAGAGAGACGCTTACTTCACGGGGGCAGAGTATGGAAAGGTCGATGCCGAGCGCATAATAAGTTCGTTTGAGGTATACAACAACAAGTTGGCTCTAGACAAGGCTGCCTTGTATTCATTTGAATCTATGATGATATCTAGATATGAGATGTTCAAAGCTGTTTACTTTCACAAAACTGTGCGTGCTGCAGAGGTGATGATCTTGCGCTCGATGATGCTTGCAGACGAAGAGCTGCATCTAACTGACGCTTCTTTGGAAGGTTATCTGGAACTGACAGACGATGCCACGATGGTTCGGTTGGCCAATTTAAGGCCCAAAGATGCGCAGCTAGAACTTGCAGCAAAACTGGCTAGAGACTACAGAGACAGAAAGCTGCTTAAATGCGTCTTCGAAAAGATCTTGCATAAAAGTGACGATATAGTTAGGAAGGTTTTCAGCAAGAAATTACTGAGGAGTATGACCGAAGAAATTGCCGATATCTCTAATGTGGATCCCAATACTATTTACATAGATGTTTCCAAAGCACCTTCTGTACCACTAACTCCTACCAAGGAAGAGCTTGGTGCCATAGTGTTGGTGGGCAAAGACGCAAGGGGCAAGAAGGTCCATCTCGTTCTTCCTATAAGAGAAATCCCTTTGATAAGCTCGATCTCTGGATTCATGGATATGATAAGAGTTTACACTACAGTAGAGAGCAGGGCAAATGTTGAGAGGGCTGTAAAAAAGGTTTTAGGCACAGGCGTGGAGTCATGGTATGAAAGGGTCAGCATGTAG
- a CDS encoding V-type ATPase subunit: MPHRIFGSVKSFTAKGKMLSKDAMQTLAESRDMDELVTRIKNTIYLDAISKLQKPYTAEAIENALREDLVNFHASMSNIAGGSDVLNAYFVRYIIWNLKLILKGKASGRTYEEILPHVNLRAEELVGRRDIIVKALVAKDLEEAVTSLAGSEFGEDALKAANTYKEKGDLQIFDTFLDHVFYRALAKGLATAGKEPDVKAVVVPEIDAYNVLSVLRSKFWGLNEQQTREIVVGATSTVTDDVIQKMINAENVTDAIAELGNTVYKDMIPQPTSDIEAIAHLEASFEKVLFRRYLGAFRTMFSYGTMISAIKLKTIEVRNLAAIASAVEQKAPTDVVMSKLLLAE, translated from the coding sequence ATGCCACATAGAATCTTCGGTTCAGTCAAGTCATTTACTGCGAAAGGCAAGATGCTTTCAAAGGATGCAATGCAAACACTAGCAGAATCTAGAGATATGGATGAGCTTGTTACGCGGATAAAAAATACAATATACCTTGATGCTATTTCTAAATTGCAGAAACCCTATACCGCCGAGGCCATTGAAAACGCCCTAAGGGAGGACCTTGTTAACTTCCATGCTAGTATGTCAAACATAGCAGGAGGCTCTGATGTGCTAAACGCATACTTCGTGCGTTACATCATATGGAACCTTAAACTTATTTTAAAGGGCAAGGCATCCGGTAGGACGTATGAAGAGATCTTACCTCATGTAAACTTGCGTGCAGAGGAACTTGTTGGCAGGCGTGATATAATCGTCAAAGCGTTGGTAGCTAAAGATCTTGAAGAGGCTGTAACCAGCTTGGCTGGCAGCGAGTTTGGCGAAGATGCACTGAAGGCCGCTAATACGTATAAGGAAAAAGGCGACTTGCAGATATTTGACACGTTTCTTGATCATGTATTTTACAGGGCTCTTGCAAAGGGACTGGCAACTGCGGGCAAGGAACCCGACGTAAAGGCAGTTGTTGTACCAGAGATAGATGCTTACAACGTTTTAAGTGTTTTAAGGTCAAAGTTCTGGGGTCTTAACGAGCAGCAAACAAGGGAAATTGTAGTTGGAGCTACTTCTACCGTTACCGACGATGTAATTCAGAAGATGATAAACGCTGAAAATGTTACCGATGCTATAGCCGAACTTGGAAATACGGTATACAAGGATATGATACCACAGCCCACTAGTGATATAGAGGCAATAGCTCATCTTGAGGCATCTTTTGAAAAGGTATTATTTAGAAGGTACTTGGGAGCGTTCAGAACAATGTTCAGCTATGGTACCATGATCTCTGCCATAAAGCTAAAAACTATAGAGGTAAGAAACCTTGCTGCGATAGCATCTGCAGTTGAACAGAAGGCGCCAACAGACGTTGTAATGTCGAAGCTCTTACTTGCAGAATGA
- a CDS encoding ATP synthase subunit C, translating into MNYRQSGLFLALLAVSFSSLMTISAFGQETTGGIPGEQLIGAGLAFGLAALGAGVGLGYVGAAGLAAISDNPKMQSRVFIFIGMVESIAIYGIVMMFIILGQGQ; encoded by the coding sequence ATGAATTATAGGCAAAGTGGTCTGTTTCTGGCTTTGTTGGCTGTATCCTTTTCCAGCCTGATGACTATATCAGCATTTGGCCAGGAGACCACTGGTGGTATACCCGGTGAGCAGTTGATTGGTGCGGGACTCGCTTTTGGTTTGGCGGCACTCGGTGCAGGCGTAGGACTAGGATATGTTGGCGCTGCTGGTCTAGCAGCTATTAGCGATAATCCGAAGATGCAGTCTAGGGTCTTCATATTCATAGGTATGGTCGAATCTATAGCTATCTATGGTATAGTCATGATGTTCATCATATTGGGACAGGGACAGTAA
- the pyrH gene encoding UMP kinase encodes MRKRVVIKLSGSVFGENASRQSLLKYAKMLKSLSKRMQLVVVAGGGHIARYYIKLGRDLGIDEASLDELGIEVSRLNAQVLSYALGKAAYSHIPKNLHEVVVAVESGKIVVTGGLHPGQSTNATSAQIAEKIGASMFINATDVDGIYTADPNKYKNAKLLRTINVQDLRGMLAHESAQAGAYDLMDLVALKVIERSKLHTRVVKSEPDVIKRAAEGSSIGTLILI; translated from the coding sequence ATGAGGAAACGCGTTGTAATTAAATTGAGCGGGAGCGTGTTTGGCGAAAATGCAAGCAGGCAGTCACTCTTGAAGTATGCAAAGATGCTGAAATCTCTTAGCAAAAGGATGCAACTGGTTGTTGTTGCAGGTGGTGGGCATATTGCTAGATACTACATAAAGCTTGGACGTGATCTTGGAATTGATGAAGCCAGTTTGGACGAATTGGGCATCGAGGTCTCACGACTGAACGCACAGGTACTTTCATATGCCTTGGGAAAGGCAGCCTATTCGCATATACCAAAGAACTTGCATGAAGTGGTTGTTGCGGTGGAAAGTGGTAAGATAGTCGTCACAGGTGGGTTGCATCCTGGTCAGAGCACTAACGCAACATCTGCCCAGATAGCCGAGAAGATTGGGGCGAGTATGTTCATAAACGCCACCGATGTAGATGGAATCTATACGGCTGATCCTAATAAATACAAGAACGCAAAGTTATTGCGAACAATAAATGTTCAGGATCTAAGGGGTATGCTTGCCCATGAAAGTGCCCAAGCTGGTGCATACGATCTGATGGACCTGGTTGCGTTGAAAGTGATAGAAAGATCTAAGCTTCATACAAGGGTCGTGAAATCAGAACCAGATGTTATAAAACGGGCTGCTGAAGGATCCAGTATTGGAACCTTGATACTTATTTGA
- the pyrI gene encoding aspartate carbamoyltransferase regulatory subunit, with product MSEAQLLVRRIKDGTVIDHIDPGMALVVLRALNITGREGNVVTVALNVPSSKLETKDIIKVENRFLEPEETNKLALLAPKATINIIRDYKVVEKRKVELPDAFVDIFKCSNPLCVTNSKEEIKPVIDVIDKSKPILNCRYCARILKVEELIYQ from the coding sequence ATGTCGGAAGCTCAGCTTCTCGTTCGAAGAATAAAGGATGGTACAGTTATCGACCACATTGATCCAGGCATGGCTCTTGTGGTTCTCCGGGCTCTCAATATCACGGGTAGGGAGGGAAATGTTGTAACTGTAGCCTTGAATGTACCAAGTAGTAAGCTCGAGACCAAGGATATAATAAAAGTCGAGAACCGTTTCCTTGAGCCTGAGGAGACCAACAAACTTGCGCTGTTGGCGCCCAAGGCCACTATTAACATAATAAGAGATTACAAAGTAGTGGAAAAGAGGAAGGTGGAACTTCCAGACGCGTTCGTAGACATTTTCAAATGTTCAAACCCACTATGCGTAACAAACAGCAAGGAAGAGATCAAACCCGTAATAGATGTTATAGACAAATCCAAACCAATCCTTAACTGCAGATACTGCGCTAGGATATTGAAGGTTGAAGAACTTATTTATCAGTAA
- a CDS encoding V-type ATP synthase subunit D yields the protein MSATFGKGALPTKIELIRIKRSLKVAKMVHKILDDKREVLLKRIDEMIEEANKAREDIWAPLESIYAAVFDAYLSLGTSTLESIAMLTPAAMEVDVNVRRIVDVKVPTLQVSTKNLESLSYGFADTNSAVDRAAKLIKNVLPGICKAAEFENAIFSLAKELERTQRLINALEYVIMPQYENSIRFITSTLEEREREEFVRLKKVKVVLEHKKGSA from the coding sequence ATGTCAGCCACTTTTGGGAAGGGCGCTCTGCCAACAAAGATCGAGCTAATTAGGATCAAGCGTTCCCTGAAGGTAGCTAAGATGGTTCATAAGATACTCGATGATAAGCGAGAGGTTTTGTTAAAAAGAATAGATGAAATGATCGAGGAAGCCAATAAGGCTAGAGAAGATATATGGGCACCTTTAGAAAGCATCTATGCTGCGGTATTTGATGCTTATTTGTCTTTAGGAACCAGCACCTTAGAATCTATTGCCATGCTTACACCAGCGGCCATGGAAGTTGATGTGAATGTAAGAAGAATAGTTGACGTTAAGGTTCCCACTTTACAGGTATCGACAAAAAACCTAGAGTCACTATCTTATGGTTTTGCGGATACCAACTCTGCTGTCGACAGGGCTGCTAAGCTGATAAAGAACGTTTTGCCTGGCATATGCAAAGCAGCTGAATTTGAAAATGCAATATTCAGCTTGGCAAAGGAATTGGAAAGGACCCAACGGTTAATCAACGCCTTGGAGTATGTTATCATGCCACAGTACGAAAACTCGATAAGGTTCATTACATCTACACTTGAGGAGAGAGAAAGAGAGGAATTTGTTAGGTTAAAGAAGGTCAAGGTTGTGCTGGAACACAAGAAGGGAAGTGCATGA
- a CDS encoding V-type ATPase 116kDa subunit family protein produces MPVAKLMKATLILPRVEASRAVSSLAELEWFHPLPKGSEFINVELDNLLLKAQKLFQSIDEVVRALEIPLETGVMATMFKGAPKGKTEFVVEDLDHLVSDLESKSKAIVEEARSLLNEHGSIKRSLEEHQTLLDALKVASSINLDLKAINTLKRFHATMFIVNTKEIQEIERTLEDLLIITMQLNELKVALVIFGTREDSERIGKVLRSFDTHPFVIPSHLPQNPSEAYKQVEQRIKELGKKKEELEKSIEKLKLNISTKILSLHEGARVAKDVLETMRKPGGTKNFAVIQGYIPSIMEKKMKKLSKDWVCIIDEVNEYDNKKDEQGGLPSLLSNTKYLRTFEVITATQGIPRYGEVDPTPMIAFVWPLFYGLMFGDLGHGLLLFGLGMLLRTRGLGGIRTWGTLIAASGAAAAMAGMITGEFFGWHIHKIAVLSDVLHDIPFVGILQVSELSFDQVIMVLKVSIAIGIVHLVSAFVLNIRRNLREGKKLEVYTHNIPILVMYGAVVALILAAIGSGYDIIGMFGVTDRVHNEPVPWITFIVGEWATVEVIAKISVPILFAMIGIMMMGHIIEEKRRRAHGLETEGGGIMGAVIEIVMVRTMELLSHTISYSRLGIMLLVHVALLVTVNDAYTYSANKGDMGMAIALLVGGNIGIIMIEGLIVYIQAIRLHLYEWFPKWYGGEGVEFKKIVPKMLYTSLLWEKKRK; encoded by the coding sequence GTGCCAGTAGCCAAGCTGATGAAGGCAACACTTATTCTTCCTAGAGTAGAAGCATCGAGAGCAGTTAGCAGCCTAGCAGAGCTTGAATGGTTTCATCCACTGCCAAAAGGATCGGAATTCATAAACGTAGAACTTGATAACTTGTTATTGAAAGCGCAAAAATTGTTCCAATCGATTGATGAAGTTGTTAGGGCGCTTGAAATCCCTTTGGAAACTGGTGTGATGGCTACCATGTTCAAGGGAGCACCAAAGGGAAAGACAGAATTTGTTGTTGAAGACCTTGATCATCTTGTTTCTGATCTGGAATCCAAATCCAAAGCTATAGTGGAAGAGGCCAGATCTCTTCTCAATGAACATGGATCTATTAAAAGATCGCTGGAAGAGCACCAAACACTACTGGACGCATTGAAAGTTGCATCAAGCATAAACCTCGATCTTAAAGCTATCAATACCTTGAAAAGGTTTCACGCAACTATGTTTATCGTTAATACCAAGGAAATACAGGAAATAGAAAGAACGCTTGAAGATCTACTTATCATAACAATGCAGTTGAATGAACTTAAGGTTGCGCTGGTTATCTTCGGGACTAGAGAAGACAGCGAAAGGATCGGCAAAGTGCTAAGGAGTTTCGATACACATCCATTCGTCATACCATCGCACCTACCACAGAATCCAAGTGAGGCCTATAAACAGGTAGAGCAGAGGATCAAGGAGCTGGGGAAGAAGAAGGAAGAGCTGGAAAAGAGTATAGAGAAACTCAAACTCAACATATCTACAAAGATTCTTTCTTTGCACGAAGGTGCTAGAGTTGCCAAAGATGTTTTGGAGACTATGAGAAAGCCCGGTGGTACGAAGAACTTTGCCGTTATTCAAGGCTACATACCAAGCATAATGGAGAAGAAGATGAAGAAACTATCGAAAGACTGGGTATGCATAATAGATGAGGTGAATGAATATGATAATAAAAAGGATGAACAAGGTGGGCTTCCGTCGCTGTTATCAAACACGAAATATCTCCGTACCTTTGAGGTCATAACAGCAACGCAGGGTATACCTAGGTACGGCGAAGTTGATCCCACGCCTATGATTGCGTTTGTATGGCCACTCTTCTATGGTCTTATGTTTGGCGACCTTGGTCATGGTTTGCTGCTTTTCGGTTTGGGTATGTTACTTAGAACCCGAGGGCTGGGAGGCATAAGAACTTGGGGCACCCTAATTGCAGCAAGTGGTGCTGCTGCAGCCATGGCAGGTATGATAACTGGGGAATTCTTTGGGTGGCATATACATAAAATTGCGGTGTTAAGTGATGTGCTGCACGACATTCCCTTCGTAGGTATACTGCAAGTTTCAGAGTTGAGTTTTGACCAAGTGATAATGGTGCTCAAAGTCTCCATAGCCATAGGCATCGTTCATCTAGTAAGCGCGTTTGTATTGAACATAAGGAGGAATCTGAGGGAAGGTAAGAAGCTGGAGGTTTACACTCACAACATACCTATACTAGTAATGTACGGCGCGGTTGTTGCACTGATACTTGCAGCTATAGGATCTGGTTATGACATAATTGGAATGTTTGGAGTAACAGACCGTGTTCATAATGAGCCTGTTCCATGGATCACTTTTATAGTTGGTGAATGGGCAACCGTAGAGGTTATTGCAAAGATCTCTGTTCCAATCTTGTTTGCTATGATAGGGATCATGATGATGGGCCACATTATAGAGGAGAAACGTAGGAGGGCACACGGTCTGGAGACTGAAGGTGGCGGTATCATGGGAGCAGTAATTGAGATAGTGATGGTGCGAACAATGGAGCTACTCTCACATACAATAAGCTACAGCAGACTTGGCATCATGTTGCTTGTGCATGTAGCACTCTTGGTTACTGTTAATGACGCATACACATACAGTGCAAATAAAGGTGATATGGGCATGGCAATAGCCCTGCTTGTTGGAGGAAATATAGGAATTATTATGATCGAAGGTCTTATAGTGTACATACAGGCAATAAGGTTGCATCTTTATGAATGGTTCCCGAAGTGGTATGGAGGAGAGGGAGTTGAATTCAAGAAGATCGTGCCCAAGATGCTTTACACCAGTTTACTCTGGGAGAAGAAGAGGAAATAG
- a CDS encoding V-type ATP synthase subunit A: MVAKGRIVWISGPAVKADGMSDAKMYETVQVGESKLIGEVIRLTGDVAFIQVYESTAGLKPGESVIGTGQPLSVLLGPGIIGKIYDGIQRPLDDIARRSGAFIGRGISTKPVDLSKKYKFTPTVKMGEDLQPGSKIGEVEETPLLLHSVMLEPDRPGGKVTAIEKEGNYDLEHPIATVEHDGKKTEVLMYQFWPVRKPRPYSEKLDPTVPLITGQRILDTFFPIAKGGTGAIPGGFGTGKTVTLHQIAAWADSKVVVYIGCGERGNEMTEVLIKFPELIDPRSGRPLMERTVLVANTSNMPVAAREASIYTGVTIGEYYRDMGYDVVLVADSTSRWAEALREMSGRLEEMPAEEGYPSYLASRLAEFYERAGRVKALGSPERVGSVTLVGAVSPSGADFTEPVTTHTIRFIKTFWGLDTRLAYSRHYPAINWMLSYSGYLEDIAKWWEENVGKEWYKLRSEGYFILQREDTLKEIVRLLGPEALPDEEKLVLEVARMIKIGILQQSAYDKIDTYCGPRKQLGLLKLMVGFHKEANRALKEGVSLADIRAMPIITRMLKAKFEIPDDQLEKLDELDKDMHAQFKQMGGKREVEQVVG, from the coding sequence ATGGTAGCAAAGGGCAGAATAGTATGGATCAGTGGGCCTGCAGTAAAGGCCGATGGTATGTCAGATGCAAAAATGTACGAAACCGTTCAGGTTGGTGAGTCGAAGCTTATTGGCGAGGTTATCAGGCTAACTGGCGATGTTGCGTTCATACAGGTTTACGAGTCTACTGCGGGTTTGAAACCCGGAGAGTCGGTTATAGGCACTGGACAACCGCTGAGTGTTCTTTTGGGCCCAGGCATTATAGGTAAGATTTATGATGGAATACAGAGACCGTTGGACGATATTGCAAGACGCTCCGGTGCCTTCATTGGAAGGGGCATAAGTACCAAGCCAGTTGATTTATCAAAAAAGTACAAGTTTACACCTACGGTCAAGATGGGCGAGGATCTGCAACCCGGAAGCAAGATAGGTGAAGTGGAGGAAACGCCGTTACTACTGCATTCTGTAATGTTAGAACCCGATCGCCCGGGAGGGAAGGTGACTGCAATAGAAAAGGAAGGCAATTACGATCTGGAGCATCCTATCGCTACCGTTGAGCATGATGGTAAAAAGACTGAAGTGCTGATGTACCAGTTCTGGCCTGTAAGAAAACCCAGACCCTACTCCGAGAAACTAGATCCAACCGTTCCATTAATAACTGGCCAGCGCATACTGGATACATTCTTTCCGATAGCAAAGGGCGGTACCGGAGCAATACCAGGCGGCTTTGGAACAGGAAAGACTGTAACGCTGCACCAGATAGCAGCATGGGCTGACTCGAAGGTGGTCGTCTACATAGGATGTGGCGAACGCGGCAACGAAATGACAGAGGTTTTGATCAAGTTTCCGGAACTTATAGACCCACGTTCTGGAAGGCCGCTTATGGAGCGAACTGTGCTCGTTGCCAATACAAGTAACATGCCTGTGGCTGCAAGAGAAGCAAGTATCTACACCGGTGTCACGATAGGAGAGTACTACAGGGACATGGGATATGATGTTGTCCTTGTTGCAGATTCAACTAGCAGATGGGCAGAGGCATTGAGGGAGATGAGTGGAAGACTCGAGGAGATGCCCGCTGAAGAGGGTTATCCATCGTATCTTGCTTCAAGACTGGCAGAATTTTATGAAAGGGCAGGAAGGGTAAAGGCGCTTGGAAGCCCAGAAAGGGTAGGATCTGTAACACTTGTTGGCGCGGTATCACCGTCAGGTGCTGACTTTACTGAGCCTGTAACCACACACACTATTAGGTTCATCAAGACCTTCTGGGGTCTGGATACCAGACTTGCGTACTCAAGACACTATCCAGCTATAAACTGGATGTTAAGTTACTCTGGTTACTTGGAGGACATTGCAAAGTGGTGGGAAGAGAATGTTGGTAAGGAATGGTACAAGTTAAGAAGCGAAGGTTACTTCATTCTGCAAAGGGAAGATACCTTGAAGGAGATCGTTCGCTTGCTGGGGCCCGAAGCACTGCCTGATGAAGAGAAGTTGGTGCTTGAAGTGGCTAGAATGATCAAGATCGGTATACTGCAGCAGAGCGCATATGATAAGATCGACACCTACTGCGGTCCCAGGAAACAACTTGGACTGTTAAAGTTGATGGTTGGCTTTCATAAGGAAGCTAACAGGGCCTTGAAGGAAGGTGTATCGCTAGCAGATATTAGGGCAATGCCTATAATTACTAGAATGCTTAAAGCCAAGTTTGAAATTCCTGACGACCAGCTTGAAAAACTCGATGAGCTTGACAAAGATATGCATGCTCAGTTCAAACAAATGGGCGGTAAGCGGGAGGTAGAACAGGTAGTTGGCTGA
- a CDS encoding V-type ATP synthase subunit E family protein has protein sequence MDTPALERTITKVLSQAESDMISKIDSAYEDAVNRLISSKNAIESDYSRIIEGARKQAENLKRQIVGSSRLSARNKQLLLVEEAVTRAFEKAKANIDSIRESEKYVFMMKKLLEDGLKAVNVEEVVIECNAKDKNVVKKIASELERNTKVRMQVSEEAISTLGGVRVKSKDGSVVYDNTLDSRIERLKPIIRKDIAMMFIK, from the coding sequence ATGGATACTCCTGCTCTTGAACGAACGATTACAAAGGTTTTATCTCAGGCTGAAAGTGATATGATCTCAAAAATTGATAGCGCGTATGAAGATGCTGTTAATAGATTAATCTCTTCAAAGAATGCGATAGAATCAGATTACAGTAGGATAATAGAAGGTGCAAGGAAGCAGGCAGAAAACCTGAAGAGGCAGATAGTAGGTAGCAGTAGGCTTTCTGCACGGAACAAGCAACTTTTGTTGGTAGAGGAGGCTGTAACAAGGGCCTTTGAAAAGGCCAAGGCAAATATAGACTCTATTAGGGAAAGTGAAAAGTATGTTTTCATGATGAAGAAACTTCTTGAAGATGGTCTGAAAGCCGTAAACGTAGAAGAGGTTGTTATTGAATGCAACGCGAAGGACAAGAATGTTGTAAAGAAGATAGCGTCCGAGCTCGAGCGAAATACGAAAGTGAGGATGCAGGTTAGTGAGGAGGCTATAAGCACACTCGGTGGTGTAAGGGTAAAGTCCAAAGATGGTTCAGTAGTTTACGATAACACGCTTGATTCCAGGATAGAGCGCCTGAAACCCATAATAAGGAAGGATATTGCAATGATGTTCATAAAGTGA